The genomic stretch TGAAAACATGCAGGATATTATGATACATACTCAATATATAAAGCTTACCCAGTTTTTGAAGTGGGCTAATATAGCTGCCACTGGTTCTGAGGCAAGCCACATGATAAAGAGCGGTATGGTCAAGGTAAATGGAGAGGTGGAACTAAGGAGGGGTAGAAAATTATATCCTGGCGATTGTGTAGAGGTTGAAAGAGCAGGCGTATATCGCGTTATCGGGGGAGGAAGTGCTGAGGGTGCATCTAAAGGAGTTAACCCTGAGTAATTACAGAAATTACCAAAATCTCAGTTTAAAATTTGATAATAGGAGAATACTATTTGTTGGCAAAAACGCACAGGGTAAGACCAATATATTGGAGTCTATATTCCTTACATGTAGCGGGCGTTCTCACAGAACACCTAGGGACAGTGAGCTCATTAGATGGGGACAGGATACCTGCTATATAAAGGTGTTGGTTGAGAAAAGAATGGGGTATAACTCAATAGAGGTCTTTTTAAGCCACAAAGATAAAAAGAGGATAAAGGTAAACGGCGTAATGATACAAAAACTGGGTGAGCTTATGGGGCATTTTAATGCCGTGATATTTTCTCCGGAGGATTTAAAGCTGGTAAAAGAAGCTCCTTCGGAACGGCGTCGGTATATGGATATAGAGATATCCCAAATTAGGCCCCAGTATTTCTATTACCTTCAGCAATATAACAGGATACTTAATCATCGAAATAACCTTTTGAAAGAAATAACTAAAAGTTCGCAAGCGAAAAAAATGTTGGAGGTATTTGATGAGCAACTATCGGAAGCTGGAGCTTTCGTAATAAAACAAAGGTTCGAATTTGTAGATAGCCTTTCAAAAATAGCCAGGGATATTCATGAAAGGATTTCTTTAGGAGCTGAAAGGCTTAATATAGAATACAAGCCGTCAATCAAGGTGAGCAGCCTGGACACAGCCAATATAAAGAAAGAGTTTTTGGCTGCCCTTGAAAGGAATAGAGAAGAAGATATACAACGTG from Caldicoprobacter guelmensis encodes the following:
- a CDS encoding RNA-binding S4 domain-containing protein, which translates into the protein MQDIMIHTQYIKLTQFLKWANIAATGSEASHMIKSGMVKVNGEVELRRGRKLYPGDCVEVERAGVYRVIGGGSAEGASKGVNPE
- the recF gene encoding DNA replication/repair protein RecF (All proteins in this family for which functions are known are DNA-binding proteins that assist the filamentation of RecA onto DNA for the initiation of recombination or recombinational repair.), whose translation is MHLKELTLSNYRNYQNLSLKFDNRRILFVGKNAQGKTNILESIFLTCSGRSHRTPRDSELIRWGQDTCYIKVLVEKRMGYNSIEVFLSHKDKKRIKVNGVMIQKLGELMGHFNAVIFSPEDLKLVKEAPSERRRYMDIEISQIRPQYFYYLQQYNRILNHRNNLLKEITKSSQAKKMLEVFDEQLSEAGAFVIKQRFEFVDSLSKIARDIHERISLGAERLNIEYKPSIKVSSLDTANIKKEFLAALERNREEDIQRGSTGIGCHRDDIGFEINGVDVRVFGSQGQQRTVALSLKLSDIELMYRETGEYPVLLLDDVMSELDDWRQRKLFEELGDVQVFITATDLNSIPPWELEKFHVYEVEEGKVTRRQIY